In Populus alba chromosome 1, ASM523922v2, whole genome shotgun sequence, a single window of DNA contains:
- the LOC118043061 gene encoding glutaredoxin-C1 → MGYYVPMRTSMVSDPLEKVARLASGSAVVVFSISSCCMCHAVKRLFCGMGVNPTVYELDHDPRGKEIEKALMRLLGSSTSVPVVFIGGKLIGAMDRVMASHISGTLVPLLKEAGALWL, encoded by the coding sequence ATGGGTTACTATGTGCCAATGAGGACCAGCATGGTATCAGACCCACTGGAGAAAGTTGCGAGGCTGGCATCAGGAAGTGCTGTTGTGGTATTTAGTATCAGTAGCTGTTGCATGTGTCATGCTGTGAAGAGACTCTTTTGTGGGATGGGTGTGAACCCAACTGTCTATGAGCTGGACCATGATCCAAGAGGGAAAGAGATTGAGAAGGCATTAATGAGGCTGCTTGGGAGTTCAACTTCTGTGCCTGTTGTATTCATTGGAGGGAAGCTAATTGGTGCCATGGACCGAGTCATGGCTTCCCATATCAGTGGAACTCTCGTGCCCCTCCTCAAGGAAGCGGGAGCACTTTGGCTTTGA